The following coding sequences are from one Gemmatimonadota bacterium window:
- a CDS encoding sirohydrochlorin cobaltochelatase: MSTALLIVDHGSRREEANQMLYGVADILRQERPEIIVHVAHMELAEPTIRQGIDACVREGASEIVVHPYMLSPGRHATEDIPRMATEAGAAYPDVHIRVTEPLGLHEKLCEVILQRAGL, from the coding sequence ATGTCTACTGCACTTCTCATTGTCGATCACGGTTCGAGGCGTGAAGAAGCCAATCAGATGCTTTACGGCGTTGCCGATATTTTGCGGCAAGAACGCCCCGAGATCATTGTCCACGTCGCGCACATGGAACTGGCCGAACCCACTATTAGACAGGGCATTGATGCATGTGTGCGCGAGGGAGCGAGTGAGATCGTTGTTCATCCCTACATGCTGTCTCCCGGACGCCATGCCACGGAGGATATTCCGCGTATGGCAACAGAAGCGGGGGCTGCATATCCAGATGTACATATCCGCGTTACCGAACCTCTTGGCCTGCACGAAAAACTCTGCGAGGTTATTCTCCAACGCGCCGGGTTGTGA